One part of the Mariniblastus fucicola genome encodes these proteins:
- a CDS encoding Gfo/Idh/MocA family protein, whose protein sequence is MTQKQNTSRRSFIKTASAAGAGLFLPYHFSAAPSLAFDTGSANDKVDIALIGAGGMGGGNINAAKKWLNLVAIADVDSGRAESMKAGLGQGKADVYSDYRKILERDDIKVVHIATPDHWHTKPLIEAMYAGKDVYCEKPLTLTIDEGKLIRKVQKETGRIVQVGTQQRSTFNLFTKAMALVKDGRLGKIKKIQVAIGGAPSSPALPVADVPTNLDWDRWLGPAPKADYRMLKPEKGRPQTNGHYEFRWWYEYSGGKLTDWGAHHVDIGVWALELNGQNSQPLSIEGTAEHPVEFKDGKPVQTDRYNTATKFSFTVKFPEGAEMVIRHDTSNGVLIEGDKGRIFVSRGSLKGKPVEDLESKPLPEGIIKEVYKGYDPVENERRAHWANFLHCVDQQVEPISDVHSHMRMLNICHLAGICARVGRKLDWDAASESIKGDDLANSMLSRPYREGYEIEMGVPAGASS, encoded by the coding sequence ATGACTCAAAAGCAGAACACGTCACGTCGTTCGTTCATTAAAACGGCTTCTGCCGCTGGAGCAGGCCTCTTCCTGCCGTACCACTTTTCTGCGGCTCCTTCGCTCGCCTTCGATACCGGTTCGGCGAACGACAAGGTCGACATCGCGCTCATCGGAGCCGGCGGAATGGGCGGCGGGAATATTAATGCTGCCAAGAAATGGCTGAACCTCGTTGCGATTGCTGATGTGGATTCTGGCCGAGCAGAAAGCATGAAGGCGGGGCTGGGACAAGGCAAAGCCGATGTTTACTCTGACTATCGAAAGATCCTCGAACGCGACGACATCAAGGTCGTTCACATTGCGACGCCGGACCACTGGCACACCAAACCGTTGATCGAAGCAATGTACGCGGGCAAAGACGTTTACTGTGAAAAACCGCTGACGTTGACGATCGACGAAGGCAAACTGATTCGCAAAGTTCAAAAGGAAACTGGTCGCATCGTTCAGGTTGGAACGCAGCAGCGAAGTACTTTCAATCTCTTCACCAAGGCGATGGCTTTGGTGAAAGACGGCCGGTTAGGGAAAATCAAGAAGATTCAGGTCGCGATCGGTGGAGCACCTTCTTCGCCAGCGCTGCCTGTCGCTGATGTGCCGACAAATCTGGATTGGGATCGCTGGCTCGGGCCGGCACCAAAAGCCGATTATCGAATGCTCAAGCCCGAAAAAGGCCGTCCGCAAACCAATGGCCACTACGAATTCCGTTGGTGGTACGAGTACTCGGGCGGAAAGCTGACGGACTGGGGCGCGCACCATGTGGACATCGGCGTCTGGGCTCTGGAGCTCAACGGTCAGAATTCACAGCCGCTTTCGATCGAAGGAACTGCCGAGCATCCGGTTGAGTTCAAAGATGGCAAGCCAGTGCAAACGGATCGTTACAACACGGCGACCAAGTTCAGTTTCACTGTGAAATTCCCGGAAGGCGCCGAAATGGTCATCCGTCACGACACCAGCAACGGTGTTTTGATCGAAGGCGACAAAGGACGTATTTTTGTCAGCCGCGGTTCGCTCAAGGGGAAACCTGTCGAGGATCTCGAGAGCAAGCCATTGCCGGAAGGAATTATCAAGGAAGTCTACAAAGGCTACGATCCTGTTGAGAACGAGCGGCGAGCTCATTGGGCGAACTTCCTGCACTGCGTTGATCAGCAAGTCGAGCCGATTTCGGATGTTCATTCGCACATGCGGATGCTGAATATCTGCCACCTTGCCGGTATTTGCGCTCGCGTTGGCCGTAAACTTGATTGGGACGCCGCGTCCGAATCGATCAAGGGCGATGATTTGGCGAACTCGATGTTGAGCCGTCCGTATCGCGAAGGCTACGAGATTGAAATGGGAGTGCCTGCTGGCGCAAGCTCGTAA
- a CDS encoding ABC transporter permease — MNLFKIAWRSIQHRGIGSFLTILSMALGIMMVVSVISIHGIVSKSFKNSRTFGYNILVGARGGEYQLTMSSVFFLAPPVENVPYEYYLAFADKEKRQREMRHSLAMVTQSHEQDSLQLASLAAGPLGAISGLGHELLAAGSEFEQMKTMQFHDRGMFDSWVHTVIPINLGDFWVDEATQSNFRCVGTKPTYFTELVLDVETERKFEFAEGRAFEEYNEEHGFYEAVIGSAVAAKSGLKIGDTIQPTHGDPNSSGSHLHETDFYIVGIMEPSGSPSDRCLFLNIEGFFLMEGHTKSIKDESVRAVAKRRRERRELEAEGEVYDDEDESTDEYVTPGPARLPIEKREVTSLLIRGEIGDDGIDSVGQYLPPQIDRGDLKATLAWTPFSPESSQEAAMAVNPVEVVTKLFASFIDPIQLALLLLTLMICIVSSISILVGIYNSMSQRRHEIAVMRALGASRTKVLMIMLSESILLALTAGVIGWVAGHALNFAMSDVIEQQTGIQMGFFDLAPSMPLAFLPGAENLPGWMSAMKVSPELMVIPGLVLLAVLVGIYPAISAYRTDVSQSLGK, encoded by the coding sequence ATGAATCTTTTCAAAATCGCATGGCGGAGCATTCAACACCGCGGCATCGGTTCGTTCCTGACGATCCTGTCGATGGCCTTGGGCATCATGATGGTCGTGTCCGTCATCTCGATTCACGGCATCGTCTCCAAGTCATTCAAGAACAGCCGAACGTTTGGATACAACATTCTGGTCGGGGCCCGGGGCGGCGAATACCAGTTGACGATGAGCAGCGTGTTCTTTCTGGCGCCTCCCGTGGAAAACGTTCCTTACGAGTACTATCTCGCGTTCGCGGACAAAGAAAAACGCCAGCGTGAAATGCGACATTCGCTCGCCATGGTGACTCAATCGCACGAGCAGGATTCGCTGCAATTGGCAAGTCTGGCCGCAGGACCGCTTGGTGCAATTTCCGGCTTGGGCCACGAACTGTTGGCCGCGGGTTCGGAATTCGAGCAGATGAAAACGATGCAGTTTCACGACCGCGGAATGTTCGATAGCTGGGTCCACACCGTCATCCCGATCAACCTTGGCGATTTCTGGGTCGATGAGGCAACCCAATCCAATTTTCGCTGCGTCGGCACCAAGCCCACGTACTTCACTGAGCTTGTGCTGGACGTGGAAACCGAACGGAAGTTTGAGTTTGCCGAAGGGCGGGCTTTCGAGGAATACAACGAAGAGCATGGTTTCTACGAGGCCGTCATTGGATCTGCCGTGGCGGCAAAAAGCGGCTTGAAAATCGGCGACACGATTCAGCCAACTCACGGTGATCCCAACAGTTCCGGATCGCACTTGCATGAAACGGATTTCTACATCGTCGGGATCATGGAGCCTTCTGGTTCGCCGAGCGATCGATGTCTGTTTCTGAATATCGAAGGCTTTTTCCTGATGGAAGGCCACACGAAATCGATCAAGGACGAGTCGGTGCGTGCCGTTGCCAAGCGACGTCGTGAAAGAAGGGAACTGGAAGCAGAAGGCGAAGTCTATGACGACGAAGACGAATCGACGGACGAATACGTAACGCCCGGCCCGGCCCGTTTGCCGATCGAAAAACGCGAGGTTACCTCGTTGCTGATCCGCGGCGAAATCGGAGACGACGGGATCGATTCGGTCGGTCAGTATTTGCCGCCACAGATTGATCGCGGAGACCTGAAGGCGACTCTGGCGTGGACTCCGTTTTCCCCGGAAAGTTCTCAGGAAGCCGCGATGGCAGTGAATCCGGTGGAGGTCGTCACAAAACTGTTCGCTTCGTTTATCGATCCGATTCAGCTGGCGTTGCTGCTGTTGACATTGATGATTTGCATCGTGTCTTCGATCAGCATTCTGGTCGGGATCTATAACTCGATGAGTCAGCGTCGTCACGAGATCGCGGTGATGCGAGCCCTCGGTGCAAGCCGCACCAAAGTTTTAATGATCATGCTGTCGGAATCCATTTTGTTGGCGTTGACTGCAGGAGTCATCGGATGGGTTGCCGGGCACGCGTTGAACTTTGCGATGTCTGATGTCATCGAGCAGCAAACTGGAATCCAGATGGGGTTCTTTGATTTGGCGCCGAGCATGCCGCTGGCATTCCTTCCCGGAGCAGAAAACTTGCCCGGTTGGATGTCTGCGATGAAAGTGTCTCCCGAGTTGATGGTGATTCCGGGTCTTGTTCTGCTGGCGGTTCTTGTTGGAATTTACCCGGCGATTTCTGCATATCGAACTGATGTGTCGCAGTCGTTGGGGAAATAG
- a CDS encoding cobalamin-independent methionine synthase II family protein, with translation MLFPVTQVGSWPRSKELLAALREKRMGRISDEQFNRFADDEIRRCIELQHAAGVDIVVDGELRRDNFYSFITDKVDGTKLMSLADMLETVEDKAAFEEMLQTLDAPAFSIRNPTCVGKLRRREPLAGGELKFLRSLTDKPVKVTLPGPYLLTRAMWVTSYSTGAYGDKPVMADDIVSILREELEELIQAGAEFIQFDEPILTEVVHSSDDKRRTFMUATLATRRDAGAELTYAAELLNRVIDGFAGRARIGLHVCRGNWSKREDVMITGDYQPLVDCFASMNVQQLVLEYATPRAGDLSVVGQALSDREIGLGCVNPRTDVAESPDFIAARIREALGFWDPQKIFLNPDCGFGCFANRCVNEESVAAKKLQSMVKAAGIVRGEL, from the coding sequence ATGCTGTTTCCAGTCACTCAAGTCGGTTCGTGGCCGCGTTCGAAAGAGCTGCTTGCGGCGCTGCGCGAAAAACGGATGGGGCGGATCAGTGACGAGCAATTCAACCGTTTTGCTGATGACGAAATCCGGCGTTGTATTGAGCTGCAGCACGCCGCTGGCGTCGATATCGTGGTCGATGGCGAGCTTCGGCGCGACAATTTTTATTCTTTCATCACTGACAAAGTCGACGGGACCAAGTTGATGTCGTTGGCCGATATGCTCGAGACGGTCGAAGACAAAGCCGCTTTTGAAGAGATGTTGCAAACGCTCGATGCACCCGCGTTTTCCATCCGCAATCCCACCTGTGTGGGGAAACTTCGCCGCCGCGAACCACTGGCCGGCGGCGAACTGAAGTTCCTTCGCTCGCTAACGGACAAACCGGTTAAAGTCACACTGCCGGGCCCCTATTTGCTGACTCGGGCGATGTGGGTGACCTCCTATTCGACCGGAGCCTACGGCGATAAACCGGTGATGGCAGACGACATCGTTTCGATCCTGCGTGAAGAGCTTGAGGAGCTGATTCAGGCAGGAGCTGAATTCATTCAATTCGACGAACCGATCCTGACCGAAGTTGTTCACAGCAGCGACGACAAACGGCGCACCTTTATGTGAGCGACTTTGGCGACCCGCCGTGATGCGGGTGCAGAGCTAACGTATGCTGCGGAGCTTTTGAATCGTGTGATCGATGGGTTCGCGGGGCGAGCACGTATTGGGCTGCATGTTTGTCGAGGCAACTGGTCCAAACGTGAAGATGTCATGATCACTGGTGACTACCAACCGCTGGTGGATTGTTTTGCATCGATGAACGTTCAGCAATTGGTTTTGGAATACGCGACGCCGCGCGCCGGTGACTTGAGTGTGGTCGGCCAAGCCTTGTCGGACAGGGAAATCGGTTTGGGGTGCGTGAACCCGCGAACTGACGTGGCGGAATCGCCGGATTTCATTGCCGCGAGGATCAGGGAAGCACTCGGATTTTGGGATCCGCAAAAGATCTTTCTGAATCCAGATTGCGGGTTCGGTTGTTTCGCGAACCGTTGTGTCAATGAAGAGTCCGTTGCTGCAAAAAAGTTGCAGTCAATGGTTAAAGCTGCCGGTATCGTACGTGGGGAGTTATGA
- the lipA gene encoding lipoyl synthase, with the protein MSATGRLPRWLKRQIPKGNHVNHTASLLDELNLVTVCDSAKCPNRMECYSQQTATFMILGDTCTRPCGFCAVKRGKPEVLEIDEPDRLAEAALRLGLKHVVITSVTRDDLSDGGAEHFAQCIQAVREKCDATVEVLTPDFLNNPDALMKVVAAKPEVFNHNTETVPRLYRRVRGPKSDYKWTLEMLRLIKEADPNIKTKSGLMLGLGETHEELFDVLADLRSIGCDFLTLGQYLQPSTDRYLPVVRYVPPEEFNALGAAAKHLGFKKVASGPFVRSSYHARDMAETV; encoded by the coding sequence ATGAGCGCCACAGGCCGACTTCCTCGCTGGCTCAAGCGACAGATCCCCAAAGGAAACCACGTAAACCACACAGCGAGTTTGCTGGACGAACTCAACCTCGTAACGGTTTGTGACAGCGCCAAATGCCCGAACCGGATGGAATGCTACTCACAGCAGACCGCCACGTTCATGATTCTGGGCGACACTTGCACTCGGCCTTGCGGATTCTGCGCGGTTAAACGCGGCAAACCGGAAGTTCTCGAAATCGACGAACCAGATCGTCTCGCCGAAGCAGCACTGCGACTCGGGCTGAAGCACGTTGTGATCACGTCGGTGACTCGCGACGATCTGAGCGATGGCGGCGCCGAACATTTTGCTCAATGCATCCAAGCCGTCCGCGAGAAATGCGATGCGACTGTCGAAGTCCTCACCCCGGATTTTCTGAACAACCCCGATGCTTTGATGAAAGTTGTGGCTGCCAAGCCCGAGGTCTTCAACCACAACACGGAAACCGTTCCAAGGCTTTATCGCCGAGTCCGTGGGCCTAAATCGGACTACAAATGGACCCTGGAAATGTTGCGACTGATCAAGGAAGCTGACCCAAACATTAAGACCAAAAGCGGGCTGATGCTGGGACTTGGCGAAACCCACGAAGAGCTCTTCGACGTGCTCGCGGACCTGCGTTCAATCGGCTGTGACTTCCTGACGCTGGGACAATACCTACAGCCATCGACGGATCGCTACTTGCCGGTCGTTCGCTACGTTCCACCCGAGGAATTCAATGCTTTGGGCGCCGCAGCGAAACATCTGGGCTTCAAAAAAGTCGCCAGTGGTCCATTCGTTCGCAGTAGTTATCACGCTCGCGACATGGCAGAAACGGTGTAG
- a CDS encoding putative 2OG-Fe(II) oxygenase, whose protein sequence is MSEFIDLFALSVYRQKLKLDAGYQSQLCNRILEMERPQPDQESAWLGDTAGFEFLFREPEFEALFTSIGDAIRGYTEALGLNNDRLAFYFQRSWATVSREGQRIFEHAHQQSHLSFAFYLKKSLDGGGIYFSVAEHPNEFAAGLFTLSKEELQIIKRPGERTLNRIYVEPEQGEILIFPSKTLHSTAPNMTTEPRISISADIVVTLKESSGHETLMPAIENWQRF, encoded by the coding sequence ATGTCCGAGTTCATCGATCTGTTTGCCCTTTCTGTCTATCGGCAGAAACTCAAACTCGATGCGGGCTATCAATCACAGCTCTGCAATCGCATTCTCGAAATGGAGCGTCCTCAACCCGACCAGGAATCGGCCTGGCTGGGTGACACCGCTGGCTTTGAATTCCTCTTTCGTGAACCCGAATTCGAAGCGTTGTTCACGTCCATCGGCGACGCCATTCGTGGCTACACCGAAGCACTCGGACTTAATAACGATCGCCTGGCGTTTTACTTCCAGCGTTCGTGGGCCACGGTCAGTCGCGAAGGTCAACGGATCTTCGAACACGCGCATCAGCAATCGCATTTGAGTTTTGCCTTTTACCTGAAAAAGTCGCTTGATGGTGGCGGAATTTACTTCAGCGTCGCGGAGCATCCGAACGAGTTTGCGGCCGGTTTGTTTACGCTTTCAAAAGAAGAATTGCAGATCATCAAACGGCCGGGCGAAAGAACGCTGAACCGAATCTACGTCGAACCGGAACAGGGTGAGATCCTGATTTTTCCTTCAAAAACGTTACACTCAACGGCTCCGAATATGACCACCGAGCCTCGCATTTCGATTTCGGCGGACATCGTTGTTACGCTCAAGGAGAGCAGCGGCCACGAAACGCTAATGCCGGCGATTGAAAACTGGCAACGGTTTTGA
- a CDS encoding DUF1559 family PulG-like putative transporter: MSTHKTKRGFTLVELLVVIAIIGILIGMLLPAVQSVRDAARRTTSMNNLKQLVLALHNADTAMMEMPPMYGSFPAGNDNPPYGTVFYHLLPFLEQSNVHALGPDASRSYVVPVLQAPSDPSFGNGIYELDEKVPAWASSTSNEWGVSSYSANWQVFGDEGASFATIRDGASNTILFNEKFAISSREVGDPTHGANLWGYGVFPPTIPYDYSVTMPADHLYASSFWARSGFVNRGGAVPTSWAGDEPWRCRCMLKPEFNVEPTNAHPLKSQSFSAGIIHMAMADGSVRRATAGVTDPAWSAGETPANGEVLRPDDN, from the coding sequence ATGTCTACACACAAAACGAAGCGTGGTTTTACTTTGGTTGAGCTACTGGTCGTGATCGCGATCATCGGCATTCTGATTGGGATGCTGCTGCCTGCCGTGCAGTCGGTTCGTGACGCGGCAAGGCGCACGACATCGATGAACAATCTGAAACAACTTGTATTGGCGTTGCATAACGCTGATACCGCCATGATGGAGATGCCGCCGATGTACGGTAGCTTTCCTGCGGGGAATGATAATCCGCCGTATGGAACGGTTTTCTATCACCTGTTGCCATTCCTTGAGCAATCCAACGTTCACGCCCTTGGGCCAGATGCATCGCGGTCCTATGTCGTGCCGGTCCTGCAAGCGCCTTCGGATCCCTCTTTCGGAAACGGCATCTACGAGTTGGACGAAAAGGTTCCGGCTTGGGCAAGTTCGACAAGTAACGAGTGGGGCGTGAGCAGCTATTCTGCAAACTGGCAAGTCTTCGGGGATGAGGGTGCGAGTTTTGCGACCATCCGCGATGGAGCTTCCAATACGATTCTGTTCAATGAAAAGTTTGCCATTTCGTCACGCGAAGTTGGAGACCCAACGCATGGAGCCAACCTGTGGGGCTATGGAGTTTTTCCGCCAACGATACCCTACGACTACTCGGTCACCATGCCGGCAGATCACTTGTACGCCAGCAGTTTCTGGGCGCGAAGCGGGTTCGTTAATCGCGGCGGCGCAGTTCCGACTTCCTGGGCAGGCGATGAGCCCTGGCGATGCCGCTGCATGTTGAAGCCCGAATTCAACGTCGAGCCAACCAATGCTCATCCGTTGAAGTCCCAGAGTTTCTCAGCCGGCATCATTCACATGGCGATGGCCGACGGTTCTGTTCGTCGCGCTACCGCTGGAGTCACCGATCCGGCGTGGTCTGCGGGTGAGACGCCGGCCAACGGCGAAGTGCTTCGTCCTGACGACAATTAA
- the thiS gene encoding sulfur carrier protein ThiS, which yields MSDLDQSNIKLNGEPFAIEADWTIEDLLVRLAAEKHGNGTSAQSKTFGAVAVELNAEIVPRNQFSQTNLNAGDEVEVVTLVGGG from the coding sequence ATGAGCGACCTGGACCAATCAAACATCAAACTGAATGGCGAACCGTTTGCGATCGAAGCGGACTGGACGATCGAAGATCTTTTGGTGCGGCTTGCGGCGGAGAAGCACGGAAACGGAACCTCGGCTCAATCAAAAACTTTTGGCGCCGTTGCTGTTGAACTGAATGCTGAAATCGTGCCGCGAAATCAATTTAGCCAAACGAATTTGAACGCCGGCGACGAAGTCGAAGTCGTGACGCTCGTCGGTGGCGGATAA
- the smpB gene encoding SsrA-binding protein SmpB gives MSKKKKNQPKPTSAGKPAKKKKNAAPTGKTIAENRKARHNYELLEKLECGLVLHGSEVKSLRVGKLSLEEAYVRFQNGELWLVNADISEYRQANLWNHDPKRKRKLLVNKKELDRLGVKATADGLTLVPLRAYFNARGIVKVMVAVARGKKIHDKRQTLKNQEARRQIDRQMKAGGRR, from the coding sequence TTGTCCAAGAAAAAAAAGAATCAGCCCAAACCGACTTCGGCTGGCAAGCCTGCCAAGAAGAAAAAGAATGCTGCGCCGACTGGAAAGACGATCGCGGAAAACCGAAAGGCTCGCCACAACTACGAGTTGCTTGAAAAACTCGAATGCGGACTGGTGCTGCACGGTAGCGAAGTCAAAAGCCTGAGAGTTGGAAAGCTTTCGCTGGAAGAGGCTTACGTCCGTTTTCAGAACGGCGAGCTTTGGCTGGTGAATGCCGATATTTCAGAGTATCGCCAGGCAAATTTGTGGAACCATGATCCGAAACGTAAACGGAAATTGCTGGTTAACAAGAAAGAGCTGGATCGACTTGGTGTTAAAGCCACGGCGGACGGACTAACCTTGGTTCCATTGCGAGCCTACTTCAACGCACGCGGTATCGTCAAAGTGATGGTGGCAGTTGCGCGAGGTAAGAAAATTCATGACAAGCGCCAGACTTTGAAAAATCAGGAAGCTCGTCGACAAATCGACCGACAGATGAAAGCTGGCGGCAGACGTTAA
- a CDS encoding sulfurtransferase TusA family protein yields the protein MNSRSEPNAKFDGGETGCGELLLDLLLFMRQQPADAVVEVRALDAGAPLEIPAWCRLTKHELISMDHPLYIIKKPDQNGNSNE from the coding sequence ATGAATAGCCGTAGCGAACCGAACGCAAAATTCGACGGCGGAGAAACCGGTTGTGGCGAGTTGCTGCTGGACTTGTTGCTCTTTATGCGACAACAACCTGCAGACGCCGTCGTCGAAGTTCGTGCTCTCGACGCCGGAGCTCCGCTGGAGATTCCTGCGTGGTGCCGTCTGACAAAGCACGAGCTGATTTCGATGGATCACCCGCTGTACATCATCAAAAAACCAGATCAAAACGGAAATTCAAATGAGTGA
- a CDS encoding sulfurtransferase TusA family protein, with translation MNQSKNESHPNGYPRADHVFDGGAMDCGSGLILLIRQNMLEVPVGGVLEIRSSEPTVVSELPPWCRMVSHSHLGSEEVSSGRWHHWVQRGSDQATEKAELESDRQKAQQFKWSLRARQTDGHQTTVYSRNFSWQSGASIDFDRKSETATSLEQFLGSLLANVIACFSIRCSRLSMVVDDLEATLNATLVNSLAAAGFESGDPSIETIALTVYLTTSADDAMVEQAWQAGLQDSPVFQTLIKSCQIDARIVTL, from the coding sequence ATGAATCAATCCAAAAACGAATCGCATCCAAACGGTTATCCGCGTGCCGACCATGTGTTCGATGGAGGCGCGATGGATTGCGGTTCCGGTTTGATTCTGCTGATTCGCCAAAACATGTTGGAAGTTCCCGTTGGCGGCGTGCTGGAAATTCGAAGCAGCGAACCGACTGTCGTTTCGGAATTGCCTCCGTGGTGCCGCATGGTTTCGCATTCCCATCTGGGAAGCGAAGAAGTCTCCAGTGGACGATGGCATCATTGGGTCCAGCGCGGCTCCGATCAGGCGACTGAGAAAGCCGAACTTGAGTCCGATCGACAGAAGGCTCAGCAATTCAAGTGGAGCCTTCGTGCACGTCAAACAGATGGCCACCAAACGACGGTCTATTCGCGTAACTTTTCCTGGCAGTCCGGGGCGTCGATTGACTTCGATCGAAAATCGGAAACGGCAACTTCGCTGGAGCAGTTCCTCGGTTCCCTGCTGGCCAACGTCATCGCCTGCTTTTCCATTCGATGCAGTCGGCTTTCGATGGTGGTCGACGACTTGGAAGCAACGCTCAACGCGACGTTGGTAAACTCGTTGGCCGCCGCAGGATTCGAATCAGGAGACCCGTCGATCGAAACGATTGCTCTGACCGTCTACCTCACGACTTCGGCGGACGACGCGATGGTGGAGCAAGCTTGGCAAGCAGGATTGCAGGATTCGCCGGTGTTTCAAACGTTGATTAAATCCTGTCAGATCGACGCCAGAATCGTAACCCTTTAA
- a CDS encoding zinc ribbon domain-containing protein YjdM — translation MSELPNCPKCSCDYTWQDGIMVVCPDCNHEWDPTVVEEDDDVTRDANGNVLQSGDTVIVIKDLKLKGSSTVIKGGTKVKNIRLVDGDHDIDCKIDGIGAMGLKSEFVKKA, via the coding sequence ATGTCTGAACTCCCAAACTGCCCGAAATGTAGCTGCGACTATACGTGGCAAGACGGAATCATGGTCGTCTGTCCTGACTGCAACCATGAATGGGACCCGACGGTCGTCGAAGAAGACGACGATGTAACTCGCGACGCCAACGGCAATGTGCTTCAGTCCGGAGATACGGTCATTGTGATCAAGGATCTGAAGCTGAAAGGATCCTCGACCGTGATCAAAGGCGGTACAAAAGTCAAAAACATTCGGTTAGTCGATGGAGACCACGACATCGATTGCAAGATCGACGGTATCGGAGCCATGGGGCTCAAGTCCGAATTCGTGAAGAAAGCCTGA
- a CDS encoding ABC transporter ATP-binding protein — protein sequence MLRLENIKKSFVQPDGKRVPILDVPSFEIAAGEQVVLIGPSGCGKTTLLHIISGITKPDSGKVFVDGTELTRYSESTRDRIRADKIGYVFQTFNLLDGFSALENVLLGISFGAKRSSPARAKELLEKVGLGHRLGNKPHQMSVGEKQRVAVARAVANRPALLLADEPTANIDPQNQQQVVQLIKDTCREENIAMLMVTHSMEVANQFDRVVQLDELNRVVADLRSTASAASSEGGDA from the coding sequence ATGCTCAGACTCGAAAACATCAAGAAGAGCTTTGTTCAGCCTGACGGAAAACGGGTGCCGATCCTTGACGTGCCGTCGTTTGAAATCGCGGCAGGCGAACAAGTTGTCCTGATCGGACCATCCGGGTGTGGCAAGACGACGCTGCTGCACATCATTTCCGGCATCACCAAACCTGACAGTGGCAAGGTCTTCGTTGACGGCACAGAGCTGACTCGATACAGCGAATCGACTCGTGATCGCATCCGTGCGGACAAGATCGGCTACGTTTTTCAGACATTCAACCTGCTTGATGGGTTCTCTGCGTTGGAAAATGTGCTGCTGGGGATCAGTTTTGGTGCCAAACGGTCTTCGCCGGCCCGAGCCAAAGAGCTGCTGGAAAAAGTCGGGCTGGGCCATCGGCTTGGAAACAAACCGCATCAAATGTCAGTCGGTGAAAAGCAGCGAGTCGCCGTCGCCCGCGCGGTTGCCAATCGCCCTGCCCTGCTGCTCGCGGACGAGCCGACGGCAAACATTGATCCTCAGAATCAACAACAGGTTGTGCAGCTGATCAAAGACACCTGCCGCGAAGAAAACATCGCAATGCTGATGGTGACTCACTCGATGGAAGTCGCCAACCAGTTCGATCGCGTCGTTCAGTTGGACGAACTCAATCGCGTCGTGGCGGATCTCCGCAGTACTGCTTCGGCGGCGTCAAGCGAAGGAGGCGACGCATGA
- a CDS encoding DsrE family protein: MSDTFCVTINSCKENGDKATVGFVVATAALGSGKDTMVFLSTDGVWASVKDEAANVNEGGPFKPLTDLVTRFIAAGGRVIACAPCCKKREISEDQLFDGVEIAGGAVLVEWLSNGSPNVSY, from the coding sequence ATGAGTGATACTTTTTGCGTAACGATTAACTCGTGCAAGGAAAACGGCGACAAAGCCACAGTCGGTTTCGTGGTCGCAACTGCGGCGTTGGGATCTGGAAAAGACACGATGGTTTTCCTCAGCACCGATGGTGTTTGGGCGTCGGTCAAAGATGAAGCAGCGAACGTCAATGAAGGCGGCCCGTTCAAGCCGTTGACTGATCTTGTCACCCGCTTCATCGCGGCCGGTGGTCGCGTGATTGCCTGTGCTCCGTGCTGTAAAAAGCGGGAGATTTCGGAAGATCAGCTCTTCGATGGCGTCGAAATCGCTGGTGGAGCCGTCCTGGTTGAATGGCTGAGCAACGGTTCTCCCAACGTTAGCTACTAG